DNA sequence from the Sinomonas terrae genome:
CGCCTTACGCTGGGGCGACCTTGGGCGGCACAGAGGCTGTGGCGAGCGGGGCGATCCTGCCGGACCACGCCGCCACCCCCGGCGCGACCAACCCCTCGGTGTCCCAGGGCGACATCGCGAGCACCATCTGCGTGTCGGGATGGACGACGACGGTCCGCCCGCCGTCGTCGTACACCTCGGAGCTCAAGCTCGAACAGCTGCGGGCCGGGTACGCGTACCAGGGAGACCTCAACCCGTCCGACTACGAGGAGGACCACCTCATCCCGCTCGAGCTGGGCGGCGCTCCCTCGGACGTGCACAACCTCTGGCCTGAGCCGTCGACGGCGGCGACTGGGGGATCGAAGGCCAAGGACGATCTCGAGAACAAGCTGCACGCGCTCGTCTGCTCGGGCGCGCTCGCGCTGGCGACCGCTCAGCAGGCCATCGCGTCGAACTGGTGGGACGCGTACGAGACGTATGTCGCGGCGGGGGCCGCTCCCGCACCGGCCCCGGTGGCACCTGCTCCTGCTTCGGTGGCACCTGCTCCAGCTCCGGTTGCTCCTGCTCCGGTTGCTCCTGCGCCGGCACCTGCTCCCGCAGGGGCGACGGCCGAGTGCAAGGACGGGAGCCTCTCCTACTCCGCGACGCACAGCGGGACGTGCTCACACCACGGCGGGGTGGCCGTCTGGTACAAGTAGGAGGGCCTTAGACGGTATGGAGTAACCGCCTTTCGTGGGTGGTTGCGGGCCGGGGCCTCGCTCACGCAGATTCGTGGGTTACCGAGCAGAGTCCCCTGCTCGGCCTATCCGACATGCGTGGGAGGTCCCGAATCTTCTATGTCGCGTCAAGCTGCTGCGAGTGCGTCGCGGTGGAGTGCGTTGAGGGTGCGGTAGAGGTGGCGGGCGAGGTATCTCTTGAGGCAGCGACGGATCTCGCGTGTGGTTCTGCCTTCGGCTGTGCGTCGTTCGGCGTAGGCACGGCTGTCGGGATCGTGGACCATTCGGGTGATGGTGGCCATGTGCAGGGCCCGGTTGAGGCGTCTGTCGCCTCCTCGGTTGAGCCGGTATCGGACGATGTTCCCGGAAGAAGCCGGGACGGGGCTGACCCCGGCAAGAGTGGCGAAAGCGGCCTCGGAGCGGACCCTCCCGAGGTG
Encoded proteins:
- a CDS encoding DUF3761 domain-containing protein, producing the protein MGGTEAVASGAILPDHAATPGATNPSVSQGDIASTICVSGWTTTVRPPSSYTSELKLEQLRAGYAYQGDLNPSDYEEDHLIPLELGGAPSDVHNLWPEPSTAATGGSKAKDDLENKLHALVCSGALALATAQQAIASNWWDAYETYVAAGAAPAPAPVAPAPASVAPAPAPVAPAPVAPAPAPAPAGATAECKDGSLSYSATHSGTCSHHGGVAVWYK